Proteins encoded by one window of Pseudomonas sp. LS44:
- a CDS encoding glycosyl transferase yields the protein MNRQHWATQRERGSFLLMKFTAGAARRLGRRALAPLLYLIVGYFFLFGGKARRSIHAYQQRLAAWSGRAELGPRRGSVFAQFLAFAEALLDKLDIWSGRLDPAQIELIDPHDLRGQLRGERGQLLVGAHLGNLEVCRALAELGEKVQMNVLVHTKHAEQFNRLLGEAGASHLRLIQVSELDPAIMLQLSERLERGEWLAIAGDRVPLHGGRNVTVDFLGRPAAFPQGPWLLAGLLHCPLNLMTCVKQDGRYRVYLEPFAERVQWKRGERDAVIRAWVQRYAERLGQLCLLAPRQWFNFYPFWNEHDDTAA from the coding sequence ATGAACCGCCAACACTGGGCCACGCAACGCGAGCGCGGCAGCTTCCTGCTGATGAAGTTCACCGCCGGCGCCGCCCGCCGCCTCGGCCGCCGCGCCCTGGCGCCGCTGCTGTACCTGATCGTCGGCTACTTCTTCCTGTTCGGCGGCAAGGCGCGGCGCAGCATCCACGCCTACCAGCAGCGCCTCGCCGCCTGGAGCGGCCGCGCCGAGCTGGGCCCGCGCCGCGGCTCAGTGTTCGCCCAGTTCCTCGCCTTCGCCGAAGCGCTGCTCGATAAGCTGGATATCTGGAGCGGCCGCCTCGACCCGGCGCAGATCGAGCTGATCGATCCCCACGATTTGCGCGGCCAGCTGCGCGGCGAACGCGGCCAGTTGCTGGTCGGCGCCCACCTCGGCAACCTCGAGGTCTGCCGCGCGCTCGCCGAGCTCGGCGAGAAAGTGCAGATGAACGTGCTGGTGCACACCAAGCACGCCGAACAATTCAACCGCCTGCTCGGCGAGGCCGGCGCCAGCCACCTGCGGCTGATCCAGGTCAGCGAGCTGGACCCGGCGATCATGCTGCAGCTCTCCGAACGCCTGGAGCGCGGCGAGTGGCTGGCGATCGCCGGCGACCGCGTGCCACTGCATGGCGGGCGCAACGTCACGGTCGACTTCCTCGGCCGCCCGGCCGCATTTCCCCAGGGCCCCTGGCTGCTCGCCGGCCTGCTGCACTGCCCACTCAACCTGATGACCTGCGTGAAGCAGGACGGCCGCTACCGCGTGTACCTCGAGCCGTTCGCCGAACGCGTGCAGTGGAAGCGCGGCGAGCGCGACGCGGTGATCCGCGCCTGGGTGCAGCGCTACGCCGAACGCCTCGGCCAGCTGTGCCTACTGGCGCCGCGCCAATGGTTCAACTTCTACCCGTTCTGGAACGAGCATGACGACACAGCAGCCTGA
- a CDS encoding glycosyltransferase family 2 protein has translation MHNPCAVIPVYNHEHALPAVVAALRDAGLPCVLVDDASSADCAAVMDRLAGASDTFLVRLPRNQGKGGAVMAGLREAQRLGFSHALQVDADGQHDLGDVARFLAQSQLQPQALICGYPQYDASVPKARLYARYLTHVWVWINSLSLSIRDSMCGFRVYPLAASVALLDSARLGRRMDFDPEFLVRMAWRNQPMHWLPTRVHYPLDGLSHFRLWHDNALISKMHAKLFFAMLPRAPMIAWRRWRG, from the coding sequence ATGCATAACCCCTGCGCAGTGATCCCCGTGTACAACCACGAACACGCCCTGCCGGCCGTGGTCGCCGCGCTGCGCGACGCTGGCTTGCCCTGCGTACTGGTCGATGACGCCTCCAGCGCCGACTGTGCCGCGGTGATGGATCGCCTGGCTGGCGCGTCGGACACCTTCCTCGTCCGCCTGCCGCGCAACCAGGGCAAGGGCGGCGCGGTGATGGCCGGCTTGCGCGAGGCGCAGCGCCTGGGGTTCAGCCATGCGCTGCAGGTCGATGCCGACGGTCAGCACGACCTCGGCGACGTCGCGCGTTTCCTCGCCCAATCACAGCTGCAGCCGCAGGCGCTGATCTGCGGCTACCCGCAGTACGACGCCAGCGTGCCCAAGGCCCGTCTGTATGCGCGCTACCTGACCCACGTGTGGGTGTGGATCAACAGCCTGTCGCTGTCGATCCGCGACAGCATGTGCGGCTTTCGCGTCTACCCGCTGGCCGCCAGCGTGGCGCTGCTCGACTCGGCGCGCCTCGGCCGGCGCATGGACTTCGATCCCGAATTTCTGGTGCGCATGGCCTGGCGCAACCAGCCGATGCACTGGCTGCCGACCCGCGTGCACTACCCGCTCGATGGCCTCTCGCACTTTCGCCTGTGGCACGACAACGCGCTGATCTCGAAGATGCACGCCAAGCTGTTCTTCGCCATGCTGCCGCGCGCGCCGATGATTGCCTGGCGACGGTGGCGCGGATGA